A window from bacterium encodes these proteins:
- a CDS encoding RNA-directed DNA polymerase — MNNTYEASHISVKAINQYRGRDIFPYISLRYYLYNSATRSSRWAQDAAVKMVISRSSTPYFRSKHYKELDTSSEIVYRDIYLPGANEALAEASLLDECSKHPGIFSNHPSVFSYELTKSTDLSGIYLPFMSGVIKRHSTISSICSNNTEFRVHTVDIKRFYPSISHELAVSAWDHHARLAGFDVFRDLGNKIITDYRNSSHSGDNGILTGPMFSHLIANLVLREFDEYCSTKLPAHYIRYVDDISLIGTQQQIDHSINIIKSKLESLGFHLHDKNKANKNILVSAEEWLSCANINNSNHISTQWMKLIFGIK, encoded by the coding sequence ATGAACAACACCTACGAAGCAAGCCATATCTCAGTAAAAGCCATAAACCAGTATAGAGGTCGAGACATATTTCCATATATCTCGCTACGGTATTATCTTTACAATAGTGCTACCCGAAGTTCTCGATGGGCACAAGATGCTGCCGTAAAAATGGTAATAAGTCGTAGTAGTACTCCATATTTTCGCTCAAAGCACTACAAGGAACTTGATACTTCTAGCGAAATTGTCTACCGAGACATATACCTTCCTGGAGCAAATGAAGCATTAGCTGAAGCAAGTCTATTAGATGAATGCTCAAAACATCCAGGTATATTTTCTAACCACCCATCAGTATTTAGTTACGAGTTAACAAAATCAACAGATTTATCTGGTATTTATTTGCCATTCATGTCAGGCGTAATAAAAAGACATAGTACTATTTCGTCAATTTGTTCCAATAATACAGAATTCCGAGTACATACTGTCGATATAAAGCGATTTTATCCGAGTATCAGCCATGAATTGGCAGTCTCTGCCTGGGATCACCACGCCAGACTTGCTGGATTTGATGTATTTCGCGATCTGGGAAATAAAATCATCACAGACTACCGAAACTCCTCACATTCTGGAGACAATGGAATACTAACTGGCCCAATGTTTAGCCATCTCATCGCAAATCTTGTTCTGCGAGAGTTTGATGAGTACTGCTCAACGAAACTTCCTGCTCATTATATTCGCTATGTAGACGATATCTCGCTTATAGGAACTCAACAACAAATTGACCACTCAATAAATATAATAAAATCCAAACTTGAATCTCTTGGTTTCCACCTTCACGACAAGAACAAAGCAAATAAAAATATCCTCGTTTCCGCCGAAGAGTGGTTAAGCTGTGCGAATATAAATAATAGTAATCATATTAGCACCCAATGGATGAAATTAATTTTCGGAATTAAGC